gtgtccctttaagcacctaaaCACCCGTGATCTGTACATTTTATAACCTGTATCAGTGTGAAACATTTCAAAATGAATATGAAAGCCAAGTTAAACAAACAACTTAATTTAGATACAGTATGcaaaaaaattctattatcaaatttacattgtttctttagtatcgtttgttaaaaagcatttgCAGGTTATGTACAACATCctcacaaacattgttgcaaacactgcaatCATACCTTACTCAAGCAATGGACATGATCCCAAGACTACCTagtaatgcttttcaacaaatacaaaaagggaacaaagtaaatttaacaaaagtatattggatttttttttatggttctatCTCAACCATAAAAAGTTAATACGACGTCCCTTTAACTCTGCAAGATGCTGCATAGATACACTAGTTTACTGTAGAACTGCACAACaggcataaaatgttttattaacagTCAGAAGGAAACTGATCATTTTCTTACACAAGCCCTACAGCTGCAGGGACTACACTCTGTGTTAAACGTAACTACAAATGTACAAAtaagaattttattttaaatgtacaatttATAAGAGTGTCGTAGAAACGTGCAAAAGCAGAGCGCACACAGCAAGCTTGCAAACTCCTGAGCAACGGATGCAAATCTGTCACGTGAGACTTAGCCTGGCTGTGACGTTAAATTCTGCTCTGTCAGAAGACAGCATCTGTCAAAGCCCACAGTTAAACCACTGCCTTTCACAGAGGTGGCGGCAGAAGCCGGGAAGACAGACTATTCTCTGAACCACAACCCTCCCCCTGCAAAGCTCCGTCTTTCTCTCAAGCTGCCTAGCAACAAGGAGGGGGGTAAATCCTCTTTACTATGTAATTCAACTGGACTACTATGTTCTAACGGTTCTTTCTTCAAACACTGTTGAGGATCTCCAACACGGCATGGATACAGACGGTTGAGCACTGCATTAGTGGATACAAGCATTAAGGACGCATTCAATGCAGGACGCGGTGCCTGGAGACAATCCGGGTATGCAGAGAACTGGTCTGCCGGTCCTTTTTGGGAGACATAGTTCTATACAAACACGCACATGAATGGAACTGGCAATAGGGCGAGCTTTGTGTGGATGGACAGTAGGCAGAAGCAAACGCTGAGGGGAGATTTTTTTGAAGACAGTGCGCATGTTCAATAGCAATTTTTGGGCCAAGTGATGACGTGCCAGAAGTATTCTCGAAAGGTGTATTCTTACCACCATGAATGTACCCAGTAGAAAAAAGGTATGTCACAATATTGTGTATTAAACATGATTAAATTGTGCACTGCAAGATACTTCATGTTCtctcaaaaaataagaaaaaagaatttGGTTGCTAAGCAAGGATGGCATGCATTAAACAATGTGTGCCATTAACAAAAATGCAAATGTATTCATTAAAATCAGAAACTGAATTAGTTTTCAGTAAGCCACGAAATATATTAATCCATAAACTATGCGAGTGAAGGGATGAGCTAAAGGGTCAATCTGAAATATGAGAGGAGATAAATGCATTCAGTTACAAATCAGGTCATATTTAATCCTTATCTCAAGTAATCTCCTTGCCCCCTTAAAACTACCCAGATGTCGAGATCAGTGAATGATTAAAACCGGTTCAAATCTACAGCTTGCATTCTGCAGTGAGGGAAATTAAAAAACGGCTTAATTTGCTCCGAACAGCAGTCTGCCCATCAGTGTGAGGCAAaatgaaattaattaaaaacaaggcTGTAGAAtgattttacttaaaaaaaaaaaacggaagagGATTTTTTAAGTAACGTTAAAGCACAATGCATCATGCAAGTACGCTCAATATGAATCGTACTTACTTTGCCTTCAGCAATGCTACCTTGTAATAAAAattgtttcacagtacaaaaaaaCAACGTATCCCAGAGGCTGAGAGTATATTGAGCACAGATTAAACAGGTCAGTGCAGAGATAAAAGGAACAGAGTTTAGAAAATTTCATGAGACAATCACAAgagggggaaaaataaaataaataatacaaatatttttaaatgcatCGAAGGCCAGAAAAGAAGCAGTTCCTCTGTAAATTATGCATGCTGTTATTCCGGGCCTGCACGCGGCTCTGAATACTAACATTCTCATGCAAATTAACTAGAAATCACAATTAAATAGGtcattaaaacacacacatatgcttttGATAACTGAATTTTAACCctccctatgaaaaaaaaagagCAAGATAAAAACCATCCCCCTTTATGAGCATTCTCTTAGCTATATAAATAGAACGGTTACCCCTCTTCAAATCTGCTACCGATATCTATGCCACGTAAAATACTAAAACTCAGTGCCAAGCAAGTTCAATActagtaaaataaaatgtatgaattAATATGATGGTTTGGTACATGCAAAAGGATGTGGTTTTAACTGCATTCATTGTTTGCAATATATATCAGTAGCAGTAGAGAGAAAAAAGGGTTGTTTATTGGGTGCTTAGTAAAAATTACAATACATTAAATTATTCAGGATTCATCATAAACAACGTTAGCCACGCAGTTTGTGTTaactgcatataaatatataaaaaatagtctgATCAAATTCAGAGCAAAATAAAACCGATATTCTGCAGATCTTTAACCCCTTGCTGCTACACAATGTGCTGCATCCCCTTGGCAGACAAAGAGTTAATGGAAACACTTTAATAAGTGTGTTAATGTTCTACACATGCAATTAAACCGTGTGCCTCTGGTGTGTTAATCCAATATGCACCAATAAGCTTTGCATAAAATGCACCCCTTGGAGTAATGTACTAATGGAATGTGACAATTCTACATGGAATGCTTTATTACATGAATATAATGGGGGTTTACTGCAAGTCCCATAGAGACTAGAGATATGACAACCATCTGCCCCTCGCTGCCATTAGgttaactcaccacctcctaaaaataaatatttgctatGCATGGGGACAAGATTTAACCACAGGGCTCTTGTGGATTATATGGTTAATTAAAGTGAGTAGTTAACAGGGAGCTCACTAAAATGAGCAATgcactgagtgctgtaataaactcAAGGATCGGCAGATAACTCCAAGCTTAATATTTAGTGCCCCTAGAGGCTGTTGATCAGTAGCCATCAAGGTATCACAGCTTGCCCACATGAACGGTTTTGATCAGGCTTTCAAACACACAGCTAgttgcagtttaaaaaaataaataaataaaataaggagatcAATGTACAACGCTGATCTTTTAAATGAACGTTGCTACAGGCATTTGTTTGTCATGGAGAATTAAACTCCTTTAAATACAAAAAGTGTAATTGCAAGCGGACTTAACAGGGAACTTACTGAACCCTGAAAATCAGTTTTGACAATTGCATCTTCTCATTGACTTTTCAAGCAGCGGCCGCCAGTAGAAACATGCTATGCACTGTACTGTGACTAACAAATGCCGCTCCAATCAGCCCTTCAAAAGGAGTCTTCTTTCACTATATGGCATTTTTTTCTCCCAAAACAATCATCAGCTAAACTGCACAGCATATTACCTAATCCACATCAAATTAGTTCTGCGTTAATTCACTTAATTGTAAAATGAAGCATTAATGCTCGTCTCAGGATAAACAGATTTGACCTTCAGCAAGTCCCTAACTCCCTGGACAGCTTGTCATTTAGCTTGTAGAGCAGGATTATCAGTGAAGAGAAAATATATAAGTTCAATGTATCCAGGAAACACTTTAAGCATATTGGGAAAGCTCAGTAAACCATATGATTTATTGAATGCAAGTTTTTCTTTGGGTTAGAGTAATTATTGTGTTCTTTTCTTTACAGCTCTTCCTTCAAGGAATCGTACAATGTACAATAGTAACCATGAAGGCGCTCACCAAAGAATAGCATTTGCCAATTAAGTGGGCGGATTGAGCAAACCAAAAATCTGTGCAGAGTCCGTGCACTGTATCTGGATTGGAACAGTATGCTTCAGTGGAGGAGACGTCATTGCTACCTCTCCAAAATGACCTGGAACAGCAAGAGATCCCTGTTTCGCACCCACCTGACAGGGCTTTTATCGCTTGTGTTTCTCTTTGCAATGTTTATGTTTTTTAACCACCACAACTCACTCACTGGAAGAATTGGGCTGAAAGAAAATCCAGTTACTCACACCATAAAAGGTTTTAGGTCAACAAAGAGTGAAACGAACAGCTCACTGAGAAACATCTGGAAAGATTCTGCCCCACAAACACTGAAGCCTCATACTGCATCCAACTCAAGCAACACGGAGTTGTTACAGCAAGGGGTAACTGGCTTAGAAAATACCCTAAGCACCAATGGAAGTATTTACAGTGAAAAAGAGTTTGGACACCAAAACATGTACCACTACAAGTATGTAATTAATGAACCAGAGAAATGCCAGGAGAAAAGGCCTTTCTTAATTTTGCTCATAGCTGCAGAACCACGACAAATTGAAGCTCGACAGGCTATAAGGCAAACGTGGGGAAATGAGAGCCTTGCACCAGGAATTCAAATTATCAGACTTTTCTTGTTGGGTTTACACGCCAAGCTAAATGGATTAATTCAACAGGCAATTCTAGATGAAAGCCGGCAACACCATGACATCATCCAACAGGAATATTTAGACACCTACTATAATTTGACCATTAAAACACTTATGGGCATGAACTGGGTTGCAACATATTGCCCACATGTCCCATACGTCATGAAGACAGACAGTGATATGTTTGTCAACACTGaatatttaataaacaaactaCTGAAACCAGATCAACCACCAAGAACCAACTATTTTACAGGGTATTTAATGAGAGGTTATGCACCCAATAGGAATAAAGACAGTAAGTGGTACATGCCGCCAGATTTGTATCCAAGTGAGAGATATCCTGTGTTTTGTTCTGGGACTGGTTATGTCTTCTCTGGTGACCTggcagagaaaatatttaaagtctCTCTAAGTATTAGAAGGTTGCACCTTGAGGATGTATATGTTGGGATTTGTCTTGCAAAGTTACGTATTGACCCTGTGCCACCACCCAATGAGTTTGTCTTCAATCACTGGAGAGTTTCCTATTCTAGCTGTAAATATAGTCACTTGATTACCTCCCATCAGTTCCAACCTGGTGAATTAATCAAGTACTGGAATCACTTACAACATAATAAGCACAATGCTTGTGCCAACGCGGCCAAGGAAAAAGCCAGTAGGTATCGGCATCGTAAATTGCACTTAACAGAGGACAAAAATTAAAATTTGAGTAATTCATATGTAATTTTAAAGGAAAGCATGTGCAATGGAATGACGTGTCGGACAGTCTTAAggcttttcacacacacacaaaaaaggaggtgaaaaattatttttttattttaaaagaaacataGAACTATATAGAAAATAATTTTACCAGAAAAGAGGTTTAAACttaaattgcataaaaatgttGTGTGTTTAATCTGTGCAACAAGAAGCATGCACACATTGGTGGTACACCTGCTAATTTCTGTGCCAATAAAATACAACTGGTGACATTTTTCACACAAGttaaaatgtagctgttatttctcTGATGAGTTTGGTTACGTTtggcctagtcaaaattaaactttcatgattcagatagggcatgtcattttaaacaactttccaattcactttatcgtccaatttgctttgttgtcttggtattcttagttgtagcgaaacctaggtaggctcatatgccaatttctaagcccttatctcagtgtatttgacagtttttcacaactagagagcgtctgttcacgtgtttcatatagataacattgtgctcacgccatggagttaactaggagtcagcactgacaggctaaaatgcaaggctgtcaaaagaactgaaataagggggcagtctgcagatgcaagGTAataccagaggtaaaaagtatattaatataaccatgttggttatgcaaaactgagaaatgggtaagaaagggattacattttaaataaaaagaatctggaatagactgtccctttataaatGGCAAATTACATTAGATGAAGCAGTACTGTTGTGATTATCAGTTGGGGATCAGCTGATTAAGTTATATGGTTAACCCTGGGTCATGACACCAAAACATCCCCTTGCTATACTTTGCCTGGGTATAGTAATAGGTACAATTGGGTCTCAGCTGTAAGCACACAATGACCTGTTTACAAAGGCACTGCTCTCCcgtgtgtaaaatggacagaacTACATAGCTTCAGGTTTCACTCTGCCACAAACACACCGAACCTGAAGAGCCACAAATGTCTTATATTTGAACTTTTCAGGTGCGAAGAATAAAGTACAATTTAGTACctactcaattaaagggacactaaactcaattttttttctttcatgattcagatagagcatgcaattttaagcaactttctaatttacttctattatcaatttttctttgttctcttgctatctttatttgaaaaaggcatctaaactaaggagccagcaaatgtttggttcagtaccatagacagcacttgtttattggtgctgtccaatcagcaaggacaatccaggttgttccccaaaaatgggccgtcatctaaacttacattcttgctttccaaataaacataccaagagaatgaagaaaatttgataataggagtaaattagaaagttgcttaaaattacatgctctatctgaatcatgaaagaaaaaaatttgggttcagtgttcctttaaagggacatgaaaaacaatttatttcatgatttagaaatagcatgcaatt
This portion of the Bombina bombina isolate aBomBom1 chromosome 10, aBomBom1.pri, whole genome shotgun sequence genome encodes:
- the LOC128641253 gene encoding beta-1,3-galactosyltransferase 2 encodes the protein MLQWRRRHCYLSKMTWNSKRSLFRTHLTGLLSLVFLFAMFMFFNHHNSLTGRIGLKENPVTHTIKGFRSTKSETNSSLRNIWKDSAPQTLKPHTASNSSNTELLQQGVTGLENTLSTNGSIYSEKEFGHQNMYHYKYVINEPEKCQEKRPFLILLIAAEPRQIEARQAIRQTWGNESLAPGIQIIRLFLLGLHAKLNGLIQQAILDESRQHHDIIQQEYLDTYYNLTIKTLMGMNWVATYCPHVPYVMKTDSDMFVNTEYLINKLLKPDQPPRTNYFTGYLMRGYAPNRNKDSKWYMPPDLYPSERYPVFCSGTGYVFSGDLAEKIFKVSLSIRRLHLEDVYVGICLAKLRIDPVPPPNEFVFNHWRVSYSSCKYSHLITSHQFQPGELIKYWNHLQHNKHNACANAAKEKASRYRHRKLHLTEDKN